One window from the genome of Yamadazyma tenuis chromosome 7, complete sequence encodes:
- a CDS encoding uncharacterized protein (EggNog:ENOG503P7UM; COG:K): MSSSPEQKSGASRKRQTKASILSDEQKKAHHIASEQRRRENIRAEFDKIVSLTPTLTDTENRSELNILTKSADYIDQLKNENERLIQMCNEHGIQIPHDLVYTGPEDINDLDQLNEELKKNR; this comes from the exons ATGTCTTCGTCACCTGAACAAAAGTCGGGAGCGTCTAGAAAAAGACAGACAAAGGCTTCCATTTTGTCAGATGAACAGAAAAAG GCCCACCACATCGCATCTGAACAAAGGAGAAGAGAGAACATTCGAGCCGAGTTTGACAAGATAGTCTCGTTGACGCCAACATTGACAGATACTGAAAATCGGTCTGAATTGAATATTTTGACTAAATCCGCAGACTATATTGACCAGCTAAAGAACGAAAATGAACGGTTGATACAGATGTGTAACGAGCACGGGATTCAAATTCCCCACGATTTGGTGTACACTGGACCCGAAGATATCAACGATCTCGATCAGTTGaacgaagagttgaagaagaatagGTGA